The Acinetobacter wuhouensis genome includes the window AATATCGAAATTTTAACCGATGAAGCAGGGCTCATTACAGTATCAGAACATCCTGAAGTGGATGTGGTGATGGCTGCAATCGTTGGGGCGGCAGGCTTATTGCCAACTTTGGCAGCAGTCAAAGCAGGTAAGCGTGTATTACTTGCCAATAAAGAAGCGCTGGTAATGTCTGGGGATTTGATGCTTCAAGCAGCAAAAGAGCACCAAGCGTTATTACTACCTGTCGACTCTGAACATAATGCAATTTTCCAATGTCTTCCTCAAAATTATTTACAAATCGAACGCCATGGTGAGCCTCAACTAGGGGTGAAACAGGTGTTATTGACTGCTTCTGGTGGTCCTTTTTTGAATCATCGTTTAGATGAATTAAAAAATGTAACGCCTGCACAGGCGTGTAAGCACCCAAATTGGTCAATGGGGCGTAAAATTTCAGTTGATTCTGCGACTTTAATGAATAAAGGTCTAGAATTGATCGAAGCGTGTCATTTATTTTCAATTAAAGAACAATTTGTTACAGTCGTCGTTCATCCACAAAGTATTATTCATTCAATGGTTCAATATGTGGATGGTTCAACTTTGGCTCAAATGGGTAATCCTGATATGTGTACGCCGATTGCACATGCACTTGC containing:
- the ispC gene encoding 1-deoxy-D-xylulose-5-phosphate reductoisomerase, giving the protein MSQSVCILGVTGSIGRSTLKILEQHPDQYSVFAVTGYSRIKELTEICKQYRPKCVVVPSQKVDELQQYFKAENIQNIEILTDEAGLITVSEHPEVDVVMAAIVGAAGLLPTLAAVKAGKRVLLANKEALVMSGDLMLQAAKEHQALLLPVDSEHNAIFQCLPQNYLQIERHGEPQLGVKQVLLTASGGPFLNHRLDELKNVTPAQACKHPNWSMGRKISVDSATLMNKGLELIEACHLFSIKEQFVTVVVHPQSIIHSMVQYVDGSTLAQMGNPDMCTPIAHALAWPERITTHVPPLDLFVHSQLDFQEPDVVRFPSLRLARNAMKEGGLAPAILNAANEMAVAAFLAERIGFLDIPEVVEHSLNHVQNGSADSIDTILQTDQLARQVASQRIIQLES